The Humulus lupulus chromosome 3, drHumLupu1.1, whole genome shotgun sequence genome window below encodes:
- the LOC133821745 gene encoding rust resistance kinase Lr10-like: MPNGSLEKFVYDENETEESYQLDLETYYQISLGTHRGLEYLHRGCNSRILHFDIKPHNILLDADFVAKISDFGLAKICTRKDSLVSMLGSRGTIGYIAPEVFCRSFGGVSHKSDVYSYGMMVLEMVVGRKNVNVRVNNSIEIYFPQWIYKRLEVEELGLKRIMNEEDNVKARKMIMTSLWCIQNDPSSRPTMSRVIEMLEGSLDSLEVPPRPFLSSPPRTPLSDSSNTFVSFKV; the protein is encoded by the coding sequence ATGCCTAATGGTTCTCTTGAAAAATTTGTATACGATGAAAATGAAACTGAAGAGAGTTATCAATTGGATTTGGAAACATACTATCAAATCTCACTTGGGACTCATAGGGGACTAGAATATCTGCATCGAGGTTGCAACTCGCGAATTTTACATTTTGACATCAAGCCTCATAACATCCTTCTTGATGCAGATTTTGTGGCCAAAATCTCAGATTTTGGCCTAGCCAAAATTTGCACTAGAAAAGATAGTTTAGTCTCAATGTTGGGTTCAAGAGGTACTATTGGATATATTGCTCCAGAAGTTTTCTGCAGAAGTTTTGGAGGGGTTTCTCACAAGTCTGATGTCTATAGTTATGGAATGATGGTTTTAGAAATGGTGGTAGGGAGAAAGAATGTGAATGTTAGAGTTAATAATAGTATTGAAATATATTTTCCACAATGGATCTACAAGCGCCTTGAGGTTGAAGAATTAGGACTCAAGAGAATTATGAATGAAGAAGACAATGTAAAAGCAAGGAAGATGATTATGACGAGCCTATGGTGCATACAAAATGATCCCTCAAGCCGACCAACAATGAGTAGAGTCATAGAAATGTTGGAAGGTAGCCTTGACTCTTTGGAAGTACCACCTAGGCCTTTCTTGTCCTCCCCTCCAAGAACACCACTATCTGATTCTTCGAACACATTTGTATCTTTTAAAGTATAA
- the LOC133821903 gene encoding LEAF RUST 10 DISEASE-RESISTANCE LOCUS RECEPTOR-LIKE PROTEIN KINASE-like 2.8 yields the protein MYPLVHSSSLIFFTIVTVSVGVPTPFKTVEDEAKFEACSRLFKCGYASFGNPYWGGERNQDCGRPGFKLECHHNTYPEIEIVSRKFYILDIRERDETITVVDADMVDDGCPDRVVNISVEAFENSPFKCASNNARLTYVYNCSTGIPNTTLPELRCTSKAEPGYYLIDPSGHEKQSCSGTINIPLLQKYYTDLQINRLTAKDALSKGFDLEYRAEYGQEACWECLKSSAQCGFNTTSEEFVCFSKSSNSGPKKKMLKLVLELGLGSPSGIGLIVIVVLIVCRLWNKHQTYGNVEAFLENYGPLQVRRYSYSDVKKMTNSFKEKLGQGGFGCVYKGKLHDEHLVAVKMLNESKDNNGE from the exons ATGTACCCTTTAGtccattcttcttctttaatCTTCTTCACCATAGTAACTGTATCCGTGGGAGTACCAACCCCTTTCAAAACTGTCGAAGATGAGGCAAAGTTTGAAGCTTGTAGCCGCCTGTTCAAGTGTGGTTATgcatcttttggaaacccttacTGGGGAGGTGAGCGAAATCAAGACTGTGGCCGCCCAGGATTCAAGCTAGAGTGCCATCATAACACCTACCCTGAAATAGAGATTGTGTCTAGAAAGTTTTACATATTGGATATCAGAGAACGGGACGAAACTATTACAGTTGTTGATGCAGATATGGTGGATGATGGTTGTCCTGACAGAGTTGTTAACATCTCAGTTGAGGCCTTTGAGAACAGTCCTTTTAAATGTGCTTCAAATAATGCCAGGTTGACTTATGTGTACAATTGCTCAACTGGGATTCCAAATACAACGTTACCTGAGCTCAGATGCACCAGTAAAGCTGAACCAGGTTATTATCTAATTGATCCTTCGGGTCATGAAAAGCAGTCATGTAGTGGTACGATCAACATTCCACTTCTGCAAAAATACTACACAGATTTGCAAATTAATCGGTTGACGGCAAAAGATGCTTTGAGCAAAGGTTTTGATTTGGAGTACAGAGCTGAATATGGCCAAGAAGCTTGTTGGGAGTGCCTTAAATCTTCTGCGCAGTGTGGTTTCAACACAACTTCTGAAGAATTTGTGTGCTTCTCAAAATCCAGTAACTCAG GACCAAAGAAGAAGATGCTGAAGTTAGTACTAGAACTAGGACTAG GTTCACCAAGTGGGATTGGACTTATTGTAATTGTAGTACTCATAGTCTGCCGACTGTGGAATAAGCATCAAACTTATGGAAACGTTGAGGCCTTCTTGGAAAACTATGGGCCACTTCAAGTTAGAAGATATAGTTATTCTGATGTTAAGAAAATGACTAACTCCTTCAAAGAAAAATTAGGCCAAGGAGGCTTTGGTTGTGTCTACAAAGGAAAATTACATGATGAACATCTTGTTGCGGTGAAGATGTTAAACGAATCGAAAGATAACAATGGAGAATAA